In Candidatus Methylomirabilota bacterium, a genomic segment contains:
- a CDS encoding DUF47 family protein, translating into MFRFIPRDEKFFDLFEAAALNIQEGAAALKEMAESEGDYETWWRRIEEYEHVGDRITHDLIRRLNQTFITPLDREDIHQLGSGLDDVMDLIEAGATRLTLYKIKRCTTEAKHLAALIHQMAEEIVLAVQKLKDLNSILSHCVEINRLENLADQVSRDAIAALFTGGHDPVDIIKWKEIYETLETATDRGEDVADILERIVLKNA; encoded by the coding sequence GTGTTCCGCTTCATCCCTCGCGATGAAAAATTCTTCGATCTCTTTGAGGCTGCTGCCCTGAATATTCAAGAGGGAGCCGCGGCCTTGAAGGAGATGGCCGAATCGGAGGGTGACTACGAAACGTGGTGGAGGCGGATAGAAGAGTACGAGCACGTGGGGGATCGGATCACCCATGACCTCATCAGAAGGCTGAACCAGACCTTTATCACTCCCCTGGATCGGGAGGATATCCACCAGCTCGGGAGTGGGCTGGACGACGTCATGGACCTCATCGAGGCGGGGGCAACCCGTCTCACCCTGTACAAGATCAAGCGGTGTACCACCGAGGCCAAGCACCTTGCCGCGCTGATTCACCAAATGGCCGAGGAGATCGTTCTCGCCGTCCAGAAGCTCAAGGACCTGAATAGTATCCTCTCTCATTGTGTCGAGATCAACCGCCTCGAGAATCTCGCCGACCAAGTCTCCCGAGATGCCATTGCCGCCCTCTTTACGGGAGGGCACGACCCTGTCGATATCATTAAGTGGAAAGAGATCTATGAGACCTTAGAGACGGCGACAGACCGCGGCGAGGACGTGGCCGACATTCTGGAACGGATCGTCCTCAAGAATGCCTAG
- a CDS encoding inorganic phosphate transporter encodes MSEPGWIIILVVVLAVVFDFTNGWNDAANAIATVVSTRVLTPIQAVVLAGVLNVAGAFYSTAVAKTIGTGIVDPTLITQLTVAAALIGGIAWNGWMTLIGMPISASHALIGAIMGATIAHGGVGILNFQGLKPIFAAMVLSPALGIVLGLLFMVGLSWLFFRTSPAWANPLFRKLQVVSVSFMAFAHGTGDAQKVMGVITLALVSGGYLSSVEVPWWVILIAALAMGLGTVVGGWKVIKTLGLKMLKMQPVHGFAAETTAAMIVIGASDMGVPVSTTHTITTSIMGVGAAQRLSAVRWGLSLKILYAWLFTLPGAGLVAYVAYHAIHFGTAWAR; translated from the coding sequence ATGAGCGAGCCCGGCTGGATTATCATCTTGGTGGTGGTGCTGGCGGTCGTCTTCGATTTCACCAATGGGTGGAACGATGCCGCCAATGCCATCGCCACCGTCGTCTCGACCCGGGTCCTCACTCCGATTCAGGCGGTCGTGCTCGCCGGGGTTCTAAACGTCGCAGGCGCGTTTTACTCGACGGCGGTGGCGAAGACGATTGGAACGGGGATCGTCGACCCCACCTTGATCACCCAGCTCACCGTGGCGGCGGCCCTTATCGGGGGTATCGCGTGGAATGGCTGGATGACGCTCATCGGAATGCCGATCAGCGCTTCCCACGCGCTGATTGGGGCAATCATGGGGGCAACGATCGCCCACGGGGGCGTGGGGATTTTAAACTTTCAGGGACTCAAGCCGATTTTCGCAGCGATGGTGCTCTCCCCCGCGCTGGGAATTGTGCTGGGTCTCCTGTTTATGGTGGGCCTCAGCTGGTTATTCTTTCGCACGAGCCCGGCGTGGGCCAATCCCCTCTTCCGCAAGCTGCAGGTCGTCTCGGTCAGCTTTATGGCCTTCGCCCACGGTACCGGGGACGCCCAGAAGGTAATGGGGGTCATCACGTTAGCGTTGGTCTCTGGCGGATACCTGTCGTCGGTGGAAGTCCCGTGGTGGGTGATCCTGATCGCGGCGCTGGCCATGGGACTCGGCACCGTCGTAGGCGGGTGGAAAGTCATCAAGACCCTGGGGCTCAAAATGCTGAAGATGCAACCGGTCCACGGCTTTGCGGCCGAAACCACAGCTGCGATGATAGTTATTGGGGCCTCGGACATGGGGGTGCCGGTGAGCACCACCCATACGATCACCACCTCCATTATGGGGGTTGGGGCCGCGCAGCGGCTGTCGGCGGTCCGCTGGGGATTGAGCCTCAAGATCCTGTACGCCTGGCTGTTTACACTTCCAGGGGCTGGCCTCGTTGCCTATGTAGCGTACCACGCTATTCATTTCGGGACGGCCTGGGCCCGGTGA
- a CDS encoding D-alanine--D-alanine ligase has product MGGARLRVAVLFGGRSGEHEVSLASARSVLNALDRSRYEVVPIGITPEGEWLLVDGPDRLAEGKGTRIGIVPGLSGRPLVGMDPDREMGRWLQDTLDVVFPILHGTYGEDGTVQGLLELLGMPYVGAGVMASAMGMDKVAMKAAFQQAGLPVAPFQILMIRAWRENAAALLSALDQRFAYPIFVKPSNLGSSVGVSKATDGEGLRHAIDEAFRYDRKILIEQGVDCREVECGVLGNDHPEASVVGEIVPKRDWYDYRAKYEPGMSEVQIPSPLSPSLTQKIQAQAIAAYQAIDCAGMARVDFFLERATEEPYVNEVNTIPGFTATSVYPKLWEASGLSYPALLDRLIQLAFERHDERRQLLTTYERPEGR; this is encoded by the coding sequence GTGGGAGGCGCACGGTTGAGGGTAGCAGTCCTCTTCGGTGGCCGATCAGGAGAACATGAGGTCTCACTCGCCTCGGCCCGATCGGTCTTGAACGCTCTGGACCGGTCCAGGTATGAGGTGGTTCCCATCGGGATTACCCCCGAAGGGGAATGGCTTTTGGTGGATGGGCCGGACCGACTGGCAGAGGGCAAGGGGACCAGGATCGGGATTGTCCCTGGGCTCTCAGGACGCCCGCTGGTGGGCATGGATCCGGATCGCGAGATGGGTCGATGGTTACAGGATACCCTCGATGTGGTTTTTCCCATCCTGCACGGCACGTATGGCGAGGATGGCACGGTCCAGGGGCTTTTGGAGCTTTTGGGCATGCCCTATGTCGGTGCTGGAGTCATGGCCTCTGCAATGGGTATGGACAAGGTCGCAATGAAAGCTGCCTTCCAGCAAGCCGGGTTGCCGGTGGCGCCTTTTCAGATCCTCATGATCAGGGCCTGGCGGGAAAACGCCGCTGCCCTCTTGAGCGCCCTGGACCAGCGCTTCGCATATCCAATCTTTGTCAAGCCCAGCAACCTCGGCTCTAGTGTGGGGGTGAGTAAGGCGACAGATGGTGAGGGTCTTCGTCACGCGATCGATGAGGCCTTTCGATACGACCGAAAGATCCTGATAGAGCAAGGTGTGGATTGTCGGGAAGTCGAATGCGGCGTCCTGGGTAACGATCACCCCGAGGCTTCGGTCGTCGGCGAGATCGTCCCAAAGCGGGACTGGTACGATTACCGGGCCAAGTATGAGCCGGGCATGAGCGAGGTCCAGATCCCGTCCCCCCTCTCCCCATCACTCACCCAGAAGATTCAAGCGCAGGCCATCGCGGCCTATCAGGCCATCGATTGTGCCGGGATGGCGCGAGTAGATTTCTTTCTGGAACGCGCAACAGAAGAGCCGTATGTGAATGAGGTCAATACCATCCCAGGCTTTACCGCAACGTCGGTGTACCCGAAGCTTTGGGAGGCCAGCGGGCTCAGCTACCCAGCCCTTTTGGACCGGCTGATTCAACTGGCGTTCGAGCGTCACGACGAGCGGCGTCAGTTGCTCACCACGTACGAGAGGCCCGAGGGCCGGTGA